Within the Salinimonas marina genome, the region CAGTGTGAGGAGGCTGATTGCTCCTCACTGTCGGTATTATGCTGGCGGGTTTTGCCTATGACCTGCTCTTGCTGGCGGTCAGATAATGACTTCCAGCGCCGTAAGTCGTAGCGGTAGCGTTGAATATGCAGATAGCTGCCACCTTCAAAAACCGGTTCAATCTCCGCACTGACCACCGCCACTTGACGACGCAGCATGCCCCGCGGATTTTCTGCGCCATATACAAAACCATTCAGATCGCGGCCATCCAGATAGCGGAAGCCCTGCACCTGTTCCTGCAACTCTACATGTAAGTGCAACAGCTCCATAATTTCATTGGCAATAGCGTGGCACACGTCCAGTCGGTCTGCCCGAATCTGTACAAAGATATCGCCGCCCGTATCCGGCGCACTTCGGTCCTCACATTCCATTTTTGGAAATGCAGACAGCTGTGCAGGTCGAGAATCTGGATAAAGCTCTTCCCAGAAACCAGCCCCGATGGCAATTAGCCCGGTGACCATAGCCTCAAAGTATTCGTTTTCGTAGTCATCAAAAATATCAAGAATGCGCGACAGTTTTTCGCGCAGTATCTGCGGATCATCATCGACCACATTTAACAATAAATACTGGGCGTGCAGGCTGGGTTCGGCGCATACACCTTTTTGGGGCTGCATCATGGATAAACCATTCCTTGTTACTAACTAAATGATGGTGCTTAGTTTTTGTAAAGTGTGGCTAATAGCCTGCAGCTTGTCCATCTTTTCGGCTTTCAGAGGCGCCAATAAATATCTGCCTCTTTGCATCATACATAATGGCCTGATAGCCGCCATACACGCCGATAGCCGGTTGCAGGGTATGGCCTCGCTCCAGTAATTCGCGCTGAACTTTTGGGCTCACGCCATGTTCTAAATGCACCTGCCCGCCGTCGGTCATCATCGCCCCCACCGGGCTTGAAGAGCCACTGTGTAACATCCGAGGTGCATCTCCTGCCTCCTGTAGATTCATACCAAAGTCGACCAGATTCATCACAATCTGCGCATGCATTTGCGGCTGTGTAGCACCGCCCATTACCCCAAAGCTGGCATACGGCTTGTTATTTTTGGTAATAAATCCAGGAATAATGGTATGGAAGGGCCGTTTGTTTGGTTCATACTCATTAAAATGTCCGCGTTCCAGGGTGAACAGCTCGCCGCGATTTTGCAGAATAAAGCCCAGTCCAGGCGGCGTCATCCCCGACCCCATACCACGATAGTTACTTTGGATCAGCGAGACCATATTACCATGCTCATCAGCCACACTCAGATACACTGTGTCGCCTTTATTAATACCTACATCAACCCGCTTGGCCGCTTGTTCAGCATCGATAAGACCCGCCCGGCGCTGCCCATAATCTTTGCTGATAAGCTGAGAGACCGGAATTTTATTGAAATCCGGATCTGCATAAAATCTGGCCCGATCGGCAAACGCCAGCTTCTTTGCCTCCACAAAGGTGTGAATATAATCTGCTGAACCAAACCCCATACCTTCAACATCGAAGTTTTCCATAATGTTTAAGATTTGCAGCGCCGCTATTCCCTGACCATTGGGTGGCAGCTCCCACACATCGACCCCCCGATAATTGGTAGAGACCGGTTCTACCCACTCGCTGGTATGGCTGGCCAAATCATCGTACGTCAGGTAACCGCCCTGCTCTTTCAGGTAAGCGGCGATAGTGTGAGCGATGTCCCCCTTGTAAAAGGCATCCGCCCCGCCGGTTGCAATTTTTTCGTACGTTGCAGCCAGCTGGGGATTGCGAAAGATATCGCCTTTTTTCGGTACCTTTCCGTCAATCAAAAAGGTTTCTGCAAAGCCGGGATAATGACCGATTCGGTCCTGATTCATTTGCCAGTAATAGGCGATAAGCTCAGACACCGGAAAGCCCTGCCGGGCGTAACCAATGGCCGGACTCAGCAATGTTTGCATCGGCAGGCTGCCAAACTTCTGATGCAGCTCAAACCAGCCATCTACCGCCCCGGGTACCGAGACCGGCAACGGTCCGAAGGTAGGAATTTTTGTTAGTCCCAGTCGGGCAAACTCGGCTTTTTTAAGTCCCTGGGGAGAGCGTCCGGACGCATTCAGACCATAGAGCTTGCGCTCTTTTGCTGACCAGACAATGGCGAACAGATCGCCGCCAATGCCGGCTCCGGTAGGTTCCACCAGCCCCAGCATGGCATTGGCAGCTATGGCCGCATCTACCGCCGTACCACCTTGTTTTAAAATATCCAGCGCAACCTGAGTAGCGAGTGGCTGACTGGTCGCAGCCATCCCGTGTTGTGCCAGGACCTCAGAGCGGCTGGCAAACGGTTCTCCGGTGACCCGGTCATAGGCGGCAGAGGCCATACTGACCAGCGCCAACAAGATGATAATACTCCATCGCATAGGTATCTTCCGTTAATCAAAACATCGTCACGGGCAAGTTAGCATATAACCGGGTGAATACGATGTAATAATTACCCAAAACTGAAAAGCCTTTTCGTAAATAATCTGCAGGTTCATCAACTGATACTTTTACCAATTTGCCGTTCATCGTACTTTTTTGGCCATACAGTGCGGCTAACCCGCAACTAATCCCAAACCCTGCTTTAAGACCACCAAAATGGCATAAATTACGCTTATTGACGGGTAGGGACAAATAGGCTATCTGTGACATATTACCTGTTTTTTTGGGTAGAGCGGCCACAGCCGGTGTTATTGTCTGCAAGCTTAAGTCCGGAAGATTTAACTATCGCGGTATATTCCCCTGTACCCGCGCTGCGCTAAGGAGGGACCACATTATGCATCCGTCTGTCAGTGTCGTAACCATTGTAAAAGGTCGAGTTCGTCAGCTTACCAATCTGGTTTCCAGCCTGGAGCAGGCAACACACAAACCTGCGGAGCTGATTGTAGTATGGATGGCGCCGCCCTGTTCTGAGTCATTATTGACCAGCCCTTGCTTCCCAATACGACATAAATTTGTAGCCCACGATGCATTACCTATCCCCAAAGCCAGAAATAAGGGCTTTCAGGCCTGTGAAAATGAGCATGTGGTCTATATGGATGTCGATTGTCTGTGTCCGGAAGACTTTTTCAGTCATGTACTGGAAGTCATGCATCCAGAACGGGTGGTAACCAGTCGGATTCTGTATTTACCGACGTTGCCAGAAGCGGTGAATTATCCGGTATTGCTGGAAGAAGCCCTGCCCTGTCCGAACGATTCGCAGCGTTTTTGGCAGGATGATCCTCATTTTGAAGCCTTTAACACCTTTTGGTTTGCTATGTTGCAAAGCGACTTTACCCGAATCGGGGGCTTTGATGAGCAGTATGAAGGCTTTGGGGTGAGCGATATTGATTTTGCGGCACGTTGTGAATCTGCGGGTATGACGCTGTACACCTTGCCCGACAAGATTTTGCATCAGTTTCATCCCCGGGTCGATCCCCCCATCAATCATCTGTCAGATATTGTAAACAACGCCCGGCTTTATTTTGAGCGGTGGGGGCAATATCCGCTGCAGCACTGGTTACACGAATTTGCCCGCGAAGGGCTTATCAACAGTGATTATGCCTCACAAGGACTGAAAGTTCGCAGGCTGCCTAGTGGCGAAGAAATTCAGGCGCATATGACACGTCGCCCCTATTGATGAGAATGAATCGATACTGCCCACGGCGGCATAGCGTTACACACTGCCCCACAAACTCACACTCACTTTAAATACCATCAATAGCAGCGTGTAGGCGGCAAAAATGTATGACTGGCGTCGACGAGCACTTAATAGCTCTTTTATATGAATACCGGCTGGCCCGATAAGCCGCGCTCGCCATAGAATCAACCAGCGGATATTAAGGTGATATACCTGTTGATTCAGGTTTAGCGAAACCCGCCTGAATGGCCACAA harbors:
- a CDS encoding glycosyltransferase family 2 protein; the protein is MHPSVSVVTIVKGRVRQLTNLVSSLEQATHKPAELIVVWMAPPCSESLLTSPCFPIRHKFVAHDALPIPKARNKGFQACENEHVVYMDVDCLCPEDFFSHVLEVMHPERVVTSRILYLPTLPEAVNYPVLLEEALPCPNDSQRFWQDDPHFEAFNTFWFAMLQSDFTRIGGFDEQYEGFGVSDIDFAARCESAGMTLYTLPDKILHQFHPRVDPPINHLSDIVNNARLYFERWGQYPLQHWLHEFAREGLINSDYASQGLKVRRLPSGEEIQAHMTRRPY
- a CDS encoding Dyp-type peroxidase; the encoded protein is MMQPQKGVCAEPSLHAQYLLLNVVDDDPQILREKLSRILDIFDDYENEYFEAMVTGLIAIGAGFWEELYPDSRPAQLSAFPKMECEDRSAPDTGGDIFVQIRADRLDVCHAIANEIMELLHLHVELQEQVQGFRYLDGRDLNGFVYGAENPRGMLRRQVAVVSAEIEPVFEGGSYLHIQRYRYDLRRWKSLSDRQQEQVIGKTRQHNTDSEEQSASSHCVRARPMLPGSETPTLVKQGMPYGNVILQGLLFVSCAASGKAFENMLHNQVTGNEDGDYDRWLDFASAETGGAFFAPAIGFIRQRGC
- the ggt gene encoding gamma-glutamyltransferase, producing MRWSIIILLALVSMASAAYDRVTGEPFASRSEVLAQHGMAATSQPLATQVALDILKQGGTAVDAAIAANAMLGLVEPTGAGIGGDLFAIVWSAKERKLYGLNASGRSPQGLKKAEFARLGLTKIPTFGPLPVSVPGAVDGWFELHQKFGSLPMQTLLSPAIGYARQGFPVSELIAYYWQMNQDRIGHYPGFAETFLIDGKVPKKGDIFRNPQLAATYEKIATGGADAFYKGDIAHTIAAYLKEQGGYLTYDDLASHTSEWVEPVSTNYRGVDVWELPPNGQGIAALQILNIMENFDVEGMGFGSADYIHTFVEAKKLAFADRARFYADPDFNKIPVSQLISKDYGQRRAGLIDAEQAAKRVDVGINKGDTVYLSVADEHGNMVSLIQSNYRGMGSGMTPPGLGFILQNRGELFTLERGHFNEYEPNKRPFHTIIPGFITKNNKPYASFGVMGGATQPQMHAQIVMNLVDFGMNLQEAGDAPRMLHSGSSSPVGAMMTDGGQVHLEHGVSPKVQRELLERGHTLQPAIGVYGGYQAIMYDAKRQIFIGASESRKDGQAAGY